Part of the Pseudorasbora parva isolate DD20220531a chromosome 13, ASM2467924v1, whole genome shotgun sequence genome is shown below.
caattgcaaaagtcagaattgcgagatgtaaattcacaattgtgagataaaaagttgcaattatcgtttaaaaaagttgttttctgtcgtggaaacaagcttccatattaAATATAAAGCCTTGGTGAGCTTTAGAgctctttttaaaaaacaaaacaaaaaatttcctatcaaccccaaacttttgaatggtagtatatactaaacttttttaatgtttcagaAACCACAAAAGTTCAAAACAAGTTTGACAGAGCGCATATTTGACGTCAAATAGAGAAGATGATTATAGCCTGCCTGAGCGCTTTCTGTCAGGATCAACCAAACAAatactgtcatcatttattacTCTCTAGATATATAAAACTTTagagttttgtttaaaaaagtattttgaggGATACAGTAGTTCACACAAAATGACaattctatcatcatttactcatcctcttGTCATTCCGAActcatatgactttctttcttctgtggaaaaggaatatttttttctatatagAATAGTccaaaattatttcatttttttcatagTGAAAGAGAATGGTGACTGAGGCTGTCATTTTGCCTAACAtcaccttttgtgttccacagaagaaagtaagtcTTACAAGTTTTAAACAACAACGAGGTTGAGTaaaagacagaattttcatGTATTATTCCTTCAAGAGAGTTAGTCTTTTGGCTTACTGTTCTAAAAGCAATTTGGGTTGTGTAACAGACTTCAACAGATTGAGCCTCAAAAATTAGCTTTTGAAGCTCAGATAAAAGTGTATCATGGTGTAATTTTCACTTTAGCAAGAAATATAATTCCGATGTCAGAATTGCTGTGGGTACCTGGGGCTTCTGTgtctttatttttcttctctAGTTTTGTTGCTGTTTTCTCCTCCTTGGTCTCAACAAGAGGAATTTCACTGTTTTCACCTACTTTGGATGGTGGTTTACTGTCAGGAGCATCTTTATCTTTTTTCTCCAAATTTGTTGCTGTTTTTTCCTCTTTGGTCTCACTAAGAGGAATTTCATTGTTTTCACCTACTTTGGATGGTGGTTTACTGTCAGGAGCATCTTTATCTTTCTTCCCCAAGTTTGTTGCTGTTTTTTCCTCATTGAGAGGAACTTCACTGTTCTTTGCATCTTTGGATGGAGGTTTAATCTCAGCATCAGGTTGAGAAGTAGCGTCTGGGATTGGAGCTTGCAAAGGGTCACTGGGCAGAAGAGGTGTGGCAGCTGTAGGTGGGATGTTGGAGGTGACTGTTTCTGCAATTGTTGTGACAAATTCAGCACCTGGACCTTCAGGAGCTGGTTTGATTTCATCGGACACATCGGTAGCTTCTGCAACCTCAGGAGATACAGATGCAGGAGCCACCGCAACAGTCGCAGGGGCAATGGAACCAGTCTCTGGAGCAAGCATGACTATCGctggagatggagatggagcaATAATATCAGTGGCAGGAGCATCAACATCAGATGCAGAAGTTACAGGGACATCAGTTGCTGGAACAATTAAATCAACTGCCTTCATTGCTGCATCAGTTGAGGACACAACGGTACTTTTAACCAAGGTTATCACAGTATTTGCTGTAACCACTTCACGCGTTGATGCATCAGAAACAGGTGCAAGAGAGGTTGGCAGTTGAATGGTGCTAGGTGATGTTGAAGATGTTGTTTCAAAAGTTGCCATGGTAGCAGAAGGTGTTGTTGCCACGGTTGCAGAAGATATTGCTTTGGTGACCATATAAAGTGTTGCAGTTCCATCAGAGGATGAGGCAACTGCTTCAGTAACCTCAGGAAGAACTGACAGTGGAATGCTTGTAACAAAGCCAGTTGTTGCAGCGGCGGTGTCGCTTGCTGTGGTGGACACAACGGGTATCACATCTGCTGCTGCGGAAACTGTAATTGTGTACAGagcataaaaaaaatcagatatcTAAACTGTTCAGTCAAAAGCAGTAAAGATGCCTACGGATGCCATTGCTGCCCTTTGGGCTTACATACTGTACGTAATGGATGTTATTGCAGCGATTCAACCTTTTGCCATTTCCAGTTCAGCAGAAACGAGATACACAAGCCCTGATAGAATCACTTCCCCCTGCTAGTGCCCCCATCCAACTCTTCAAGGACAGGACTCGTTGCGCTTTCCTGTTATGGTTTCATGTATCTATCTCTCTCCATAAGTTCAATAAATTGGCCCCTTTTTGGTCTTCCTTACCATGACCTGGTCTCTTTTTTCTTATGAAATATTTAGCAGCTGTTCATTCAATCGCTATTCAAAAATAGATCTAAAAGAATTGAGCTCCGGCCTTTAGCTGAGCCTCGACCGCCACACCATGTGCTCTTGAAAGTGATTGTGTTTCACAATAACAGAGTAtttaatgatttatctctcGAGGCTGGGCTtgccattttcatttttagttacAGCTTCAGCGCCATTAGGTTCGGAAGGCGGTTGCTACACACACCTGGTGCGAGAGGCAGAAATGTTGGGATAGGTGAGGTGGTggcatttttgttttaattacacAAAGAAAGCAACTTTCGCAGTCAACAAAACTGAACACCTGCTGTTTAGCACATCCGATTGGAAAATCAACCTCCTTG
Proteins encoded:
- the LOC137039072 gene encoding nucleolar protein 58-like; translated protein: MVTKAISSATVATTPSATMATFETTSSTSPSTIQLPTSLAPVSDASTREVVTANTVITLVKSTVVSSTDAAMKAVDLIVPATDVPVTSASDVDAPATDIIAPSPSPAIVMLAPETGSIAPATVAVAPASVSPEVAEATDVSDEIKPAPEGPGAEFVTTIAETVTSNIPPTAATPLLPSDPLQAPIPDATSQPDAEIKPPSKDAKNSEVPLNEEKTATNLGKKDKDAPDSKPPSKVGENNEIPLSETKEEKTATNLEKKDKDAPDSKPPSKVGENSEIPLVETKEEKTATKLEKKNKDTEAPVSADIKRNEPGETEKSMEAKEKKHEKEKKKEKDYEKKDYEKKGIQSL